A window of the Motacilla alba alba isolate MOTALB_02 chromosome 17, Motacilla_alba_V1.0_pri, whole genome shotgun sequence genome harbors these coding sequences:
- the CNTRL gene encoding centriolin isoform X4 — protein sequence MNSRSGVGRSASAGSGRKDKGKAAHMKAQKASKEQHLDIMNKHCQQLETRLDEMLSRIAKETEEIKDLEQQLTDGQIATNEALKRDLESIILGLQEYLQGVRHQAKQANEECKKLQKEKESLLGRLAGLEEDKNNLEVVAMDAENMRKEIAVLESSLQEQREINESLQGAQEKVSTHKAELEAQLRERDAEVKQQKEEFERLKQLSQMELSALQDELEKERQLLENAQTKAQLAEEKEQQNYKLHLQFKQLQGDNNFLKQQLKDLQNQLNHAVGNLIHPEDVIASINDLRKRLQTGAGEMKCPNSADILGKNLASLQKEFNDILADAQKEKEKAWAGQRQLQEEVVSQQEKLEEIQEKYRQVKAENRQNKSKVHQLENEIQCLHEKIKSMEEIQGLADQQLQEADEEKEAILAQLEDLEKRKKIEDARAQVQVLSLGKELKELQRAVITSDKLAATELSIAAEQLKALQGTVLRIHQERAEELEEAQEFCAEAARASQALAKAEAERELLQQLLKEKEEQLLQEMEKAGEKTVASDTQKFEINKLSEAVEQQKAEIDRLKWLLDNIGTGNKDEIETLQDEIAALRNVLLQQNDHSPSAAEPLKRGGYWYFLPSSQASTPASQSTKDSGVCLGCSGTSPARRGDAQDTPCGRDDLPSQGCWVYSPVRNRLYKANSGKAKEDGEGNAGSPVPEASPFVPPPGTVIYTALPDGAPAPQGVGVYGPPPAAATGAAVAPGSIIHGPPPLGSQVVCGPLPPNFSVPLVPLGVLLCNVPEHQDLESEVSRLEDTVCYLKSQKYKEKCSEAAEHKYRKEVERLHGNVEELEQEREELEREVAELRRAAQERSARRDFIDGHTDSLLAELQLEKSLQQQEDVAEEIECAEKTLLKRRAELREADRLLTEAQVELESTRGKTKETLQKYNRAKHHLSCTEMEAEELEQRAQETATKLVKAAQQLRLLQTDTRGLEQLKREQEGILKEINKMVAARDSELQSLNQKIEMLTESLQKLQGDIRLAEGNEGQHLQIIREAENLVQGKRTELETLKDQISAQKQELLFLEQQVTQRTEELHGLQDCISQRKGDLKEALRDGETEAHEKLRQIREIKVLLGELSVEKNELEVQMNERRAQLLVLKRDIRKEEENLEGILGQISKHKMELKHVLEMLELEKNELEGLKLQHEQKVTELEKTQVAVLEEKLKLENVQRLLQCQQGEVDWQEQLLRRDREENEQLGSQMRALHCSIEALSREKEKLQEDSSTLEKRLSQTKRDLTAAEDSSRAALSNMEKVEVEVKNLQQEVELLNKQKKSLNAEIVAVQEDLQGKKEELETLKAQLNDSRQQLHFVEQDLLNSSRQQEELLREQAALKEEVREYLRKRKESQERHKRRQNQLQQLQKKIKEKETELAQQEAVLHRLKQNSEREGKKLEECAAKVKDQKILLEKELTDQHKKLEQAIAKVRLAEENLGKLEKEESRCAALEETIRKSKHQLSEKELQLQQKDREIQCLQKELELSKSELKQLQGQIVSERREAEKQILNLRETQKMQRMELESKLQEQQQGSGSLQSARAELVTHSHCLPAECLGGDCSHPQSQVKTQDLEERQREMESAATLLNLEVENEIRTGFKSSRSSSPDPLEDLEASFEGKRSLQCECDNSETAPFAAADRQLLSLEEKFNISRFFLLDEQWRGEARREKLQQHEDRLKAQLRRCMAKQAEVLLQGKRQTAGSLHSLQRQLQVLDDLVNSSASDSSFLASSPSLGSLHSVTKAQVPSSPGSALGSPVLRSSSQGISR from the exons ATGAATTCCCGCTCAGGGGTGGGGCGTTCTGCGAGCGCTGgctcaggaagaaaagacaaaggcAAAGCT GCTCACATGAAAGCTCAAAAAGCCAGTAAAGAGCAGCACCTGGATATAATGAAcaaacactgccagcagctAGAGACTCGCCTGGATGAGATGCTCTCCAGGATTGCCAAGGAAACTGAGGAAATCAAGGatttggagcagcagctcactgATG GTCAAATAGCAACAAATGAAGCACTGAAAAGGGATCTGGAAAGTATTATCCTTGGCTTACAGGAATACCTGCAGGGTGTGAGGCATCAGGCAAAACAGGCCAATGAGGAGTGTAAGAagttgcagaaggaaaaggaatctTTGCTGGGAAGATTGGCAGGTCTGGAGGAGGATAAAAACAACCTGGAAGTGGTTGCCATGGATGcagaaaatatgagaaaa GAAATTGCAGTGCTGGAGAGTTCactccaggagcagagggagataAATGAGTCCCTGCAAGGTGCTCAGGAGAAGGTCAGCACCCACAAGGCTGAGCTGGAAGCTCAATTAAGAGAGAGAGATGCTGAAGTcaagcagcaaaaagaagaatttgaaaGACTGAAACAACTTAGCCAG ATGGAGCTGTCAGCCCTGCAGGATGAACTTGAAAAGGAAAGACAACTGTTAGAGAATGCTCAGAccaaagcacagctggcagaagaaaaggaacaacAAAATTACAAGCTGCATTTACAGTTCAAGCAATTGCAG ggAGACAATAATTTCCTCAAACAACAGCTTAAAGATCTCCAGAATCAGCTAAACCATGCAGTTGGTAACTTAATTCACCCTGAGGATGTCATAGCTTCTATAAATGACCTCAGGAAAAGGCTacagacaggagcaggagagatGAA GTGTCCAAATTCAGCTGATATTTTAGGGAAAAACCTCGCAAGCCTGCAGAAGGAGTTCAATGACATCCTTGCTgatgcacagaaggaaaaagagaaagcatgGGCTGGACAGAGACAGTTGCAGGAAGAAGTGGTATCCCAGCAGGAGAAACTGGAAGAAATACAGGAGAAATACAGACAG GTTAAAGCTGAAAACAGGCAAAATAAGAGCAAGGTGCATCAGTTAGAGAATGAAATTCAATgtttacatgaaaaaataaagagcatgGAAGAGATTCAGGGCCTGGCTgatcagcagctccaggaggcagatgaagaaaaggaggctaTCCTTGCTCAGCTGGAGGATTTAGAGAAGAGG aaaaaaatagaggatGCCAGGGCACAGGTGCAAGTGCTGAGTCTGGGtaaggagctgaaggagctgcagagagcagtgatCACCTCAGACAAGCTGGCAGCCACCGAGCTCTCCATcgctgcagagcagctcaagGCTCTGCAGGGAACTGTGCTCAGGATCCACCAGGAGAGAGCTGAG GAGCTTGAGGAAGCCCAAGAGTTCTGTGCCGAGGCAGCTCGTGCTTCCCAGGCTCTtgccaaagcagaagcagaaagggAATTGCTACAACAACtcctgaaggagaaggaagagcaa CTTCTGCAGGAAATGGAGAAAGCTGGTGAGAAAACTGTTGCATCAGACACTCAGAAgtttgaaattaataaattaagtGAGGCTGTGGAACAGCAAAAAGCAGAGATCGACCGTCTGAAATGGTTGTTGGATAATATTGGGACAG GTAACAAAGATGAAATTGAAACCTTGCAGGATGAAATTGCAGCCCTCAGAAATGTGCTCTTACAGCAGAATGAtcacagccccagtgcagcagagcccctgaAAAGAGGGGGATACTGGTACTTCCTGCCATCGTCACAG gcttCAACTCCTGCTTCCCAGAGCACCAAAGACTCTGGGGTGTGTTTGGGGTGCTCTGGCACATCCCCAGCCAGGAGAGGGGATGCTCAGGACACGCCCTGTGGGAGGGACGACTTGCCCAGCCAGGGATGTTGGGTTTATTCTCCAGTCAGAAATAGGCTGTACAAAGCAAATTCTGGCAAAG CAAAAGAAGATGGTGAAGGAAATGCAGGATCTCCTGTCCCTGAAGCCTCTCCCTTTGTCCCACCCCCGGGCACAGTCATTTACACAGCCCTTCCAGATGGGGCCCCTGCACCTCAGGGCGTGGGGGTTTATGgccctcctcctgcagcagccactggagCTGCAGTTGCTCCTGGATCCATCATCCATGGCCCTCCTCCTCTGGGATCCCAGGTGGTTTGTGGCCCTCTGCCTCCAAACTTCAGCGTGCCCCTCGTGCCCCTGGGAGTGCTCCTCTGCAACGTGCCTGAACATCAGGATCTG GAGAGTGAAGTCTCAAGGCTGGAAGACACCGTGTGCTATTTAAAGTCTCAGAAATACAAAGAGAAATGCTCGGAGGCAGCTGAGCATAAATACAGAAAGGAGGTGGAAAGATTGCATGGAAATGTTGAAGAACTTgagcaggaaagagaagagctgGAGCGTGAAGTGGCAGAGCTGCGCCGGGCGGCTCAGGAGCGGAGCGCACGCAG GGACTTCATCGATGGCCACACCGACAGCctccttgcagagctgcagctggagaagtcccttcagcagcaggaagatgTTGCAGAGGAGATTGAGTGTGCAGAGAAAACTCTCCTGAAACGCCGGGCTGAGCTCAGAGAGGCTGACAGGCTCCTCACAGAGGCTCAGGTGGAACTCGAGAGCACCCGGGGCAAG ACTAAAGAGACTCTGCAGAAGTACAATCGTGCCAAGCACCATTTGTCCTGCACTGAAatggaggcagaggagctggagcagagggctCAGGAAACAGCCACCAAACTTgtgaaagcagctcagcagctcag GTTATTGCAGACAGATACGAGGGGTTTGGAACAGCTCAAGAGGGAACAAGAAGGTATTTTGAAGGAAATCAACAAAATGGTGGCTGCAAGAGACTCTGAGTTGCAGTCATTAAACCAGAAGATAGAAATGCTCACTGAAAG CCTTCAGAAGCTCCAAGGAGACATCCGACTTGCAGAAGGCAACGAGGGCCAGCATCTCCAAATcatcagagaagcagaaaacctTGTTCAGGGCAAGAGAACTGAACTGGAAACGTTGAAAGATCAG ATTTCTGCTCAGAAGCAAGAGCTcctgttcctggagcagcaggtgacCCAAAGAACAGAAGAGCTCCATGGCCTTCAGGACTGCATTTCCCAAAGGAAAGGTGACCTCAAAGAGGCTCTTCGAGATGGAGAGACTGAAGCACACGAAAAACTTCGCCAAATAAGG gaaataaaagtaCTTCTGGGAGAGCTTAGTGTTGAGAAGAATGAACTGGAAGTCCAGATGAATGAGAGAAGAGCACAGCTTTTGGTCCTAAAGAGGGATAttagaaaggaggaggaaaatcttGAAGGAATACTTGGGCAAATCAGCAAGCATAAGATGG AGCTGAAACAtgtgctggaaatgctggagcTTGAGAAGAATGAACTGGAAGGTTTGAAACTACAACATGAGCAGAAGGTCACTGAGCTGGAAAAGACCCAGGTGGCTGTTCTAGAg GAGAAGTTAAAGCTGGAGAACgttcagaggctgctgcagtgtcAGCAGGGGGAGGTGGattggcaggagcagctcctcaggaggGACCGTGAGGAGAACGAGCAGCTGGGCTCCCAGATGagagctctgcactgcagcatcgaggctctgagcagggagaaggagaagctgcaggaggaCTCCAGCACTTTGGAGAAGAGGTTGTCACAAACCAAAAG AGACTTAACTGCTGCTgaagacagcagcagagctgcactgtcCAACATGGAAAAAGTGGAAGTGGAAGTTAAgaacctgcagcaggaggtggaGCTACTGAACAAGCAGAAGAAATCACTGAATGCAGAGATTGTTGCTGTCCAGGAGGATCTTCAAG ggaaaaaagaagaactGGAAACACTGAAAGCACAACTGAATGACTCGAGGCAGCAGCTTCACTTCGTGGAACAG GATTTGTTaaacagctccaggcagcaggaggagctgctcagagagcaggcagccctgaaggAGGAGGTCAGAGAGTATTTAAGGAAACGGAAGGAAAGCCAGGAGAGGCACAAGAGGAGGCAGAAccaactgcagcagctccagaaaaaGATCaaggagaaggaaacagaaCTCGCCCAACAGGAAGCG GTTCTTCATCGCCTCAAGCAAAACTCAGAGCGTGAAGGGAAGAAACTGGAAGAATGTGCAGCTAAAGTGAAGGATCAGAAAATCCTGTTGGAAAAGGAACTAACAGATCAACACAAGAAACTGGAGCAGGCAATAGCTAAAGTCAGGCTGGCAGAGGAGAACCTTGGgaagctggaaaaggaggagtCCCGGTGTGCAGCTCTTGAAGAAACCATCAGGAAAAGCA AACATCAGCTCTCAGAAAAAGAGTTACAGTTACaacaaaaagacagagaaatacAGTGTCTTCAGAAAGAACTGGAGCTCTCCAAGTCTGAGCTAAAGCAACTTCAAGGTCAGATAGTgtcagagaggagagaggcagaaaaacaaatcttgaatctgagagaaacacagaaaatgcaaaggatGGAGCTTGAAAGCAAACTGCAA gagcagcagcagggaagtggcagcttgcagagtgccagggctgagctcgTCACCCACAGTCACTGCCTGCCAGCCGAGTGCCTCGGGGGGGACTGCAGCCACCCCCAGAGCCAG GTTAAAACCCAAGACCTGGAAGAGAGACAAAGGGAGATGGAGAGTGCAGCAACCTTGCTCAACCTGGAGGTTGAAAATGAGATTAGGACGGGCTTTAAATCTTCACGCTCATCTTCTCCAGACCCCTTGGAAGATTTGGAAGCATCATTTGAGGGAAAGAGGAGCCTGCAGTGTGAGTGTGATAACTCAGAGACTgctccctttgctgctgctgacagacaGCTCCTCTCCTTGGAAGAAAAGTTCAACATTTCCAGATTCTTCTTACTG GATGAGCAGTGGCGGGGGGAGGCACGCcgggagaagctgcagcagcatgagGACCGCCTCAAG GCGCAGCTGCGGCGCTGCATGGCCAAGCAGGccgaggtgctgctgcaggggaagcGGCAGACGGCCGGGAGCCTGCACAGCCTCCAGCgccagctgcaggtgctggatgACCTGGTCAACAGCTCTGCTTCAGATTCCTCCTTcctggccagcagccccagcctgggatCTCTTCACAGTGTGACAAAAGCTCAG GTCCCCAGCAGCCCGGGAAGCGCGTTGGGATCGCCGGTGCTGcgctccagctcccagggaatCTCTCGGTGA
- the CNTRL gene encoding centriolin isoform X5, with amino-acid sequence MKAQKASKEQHLDIMNKHCQQLETRLDEMLSRIAKETEEIKDLEQQLTDGQIATNEALKRDLESIILGLQEYLQGVRHQAKQANEECKKLQKEKESLLGRLAGLEEDKNNLEVVAMDAENMRKEIAVLESSLQEQREINESLQGAQEKVSTHKAELEAQLRERDAEVKQQKEEFERLKQLSQMELSALQDELEKERQLLENAQTKAQLAEEKEQQNYKLHLQFKQLQGDNNFLKQQLKDLQNQLNHAVGNLIHPEDVIASINDLRKRLQTGAGEMKCPNSADILGKNLASLQKEFNDILADAQKEKEKAWAGQRQLQEEVVSQQEKLEEIQEKYRQVKAENRQNKSKVHQLENEIQCLHEKIKSMEEIQGLADQQLQEADEEKEAILAQLEDLEKRKKIEDARAQVQVLSLGKELKELQRAVITSDKLAATELSIAAEQLKALQGTVLRIHQERAEELEEAQEFCAEAARASQALAKAEAERELLQQLLKEKEEQLLQEMEKAGEKTVASDTQKFEINKLSEAVEQQKAEIDRLKWLLDNIGTGNKDEIETLQDEIAALRNVLLQQNDHSPSAAEPLKRGGYWYFLPSSQASTPASQSTKDSGVCLGCSGTSPARRGDAQDTPCGRDDLPSQGCWVYSPVRNRLYKANSGKAKEDGEGNAGSPVPEASPFVPPPGTVIYTALPDGAPAPQGVGVYGPPPAAATGAAVAPGSIIHGPPPLGSQVVCGPLPPNFSVPLVPLGVLLCNVPEHQDLESEVSRLEDTVCYLKSQKYKEKCSEAAEHKYRKEVERLHGNVEELEQEREELEREVAELRRAAQERSARRDFIDGHTDSLLAELQLEKSLQQQEDVAEEIECAEKTLLKRRAELREADRLLTEAQVELESTRGKTKETLQKYNRAKHHLSCTEMEAEELEQRAQETATKLVKAAQQLRLLQTDTRGLEQLKREQEGILKEINKMVAARDSELQSLNQKIEMLTESLQKLQGDIRLAEGNEGQHLQIIREAENLVQGKRTELETLKDQISAQKQELLFLEQQVTQRTEELHGLQDCISQRKGDLKEALRDGETEAHEKLRQIREIKVLLGELSVEKNELEVQMNERRAQLLVLKRDIRKEEENLEGILGQISKHKMELKHVLEMLELEKNELEGLKLQHEQKVTELEKTQVAVLEEKLKLENVQRLLQCQQGEVDWQEQLLRRDREENEQLGSQMRALHCSIEALSREKEKLQEDSSTLEKRLSQTKRDLTAAEDSSRAALSNMEKVEVEVKNLQQEVELLNKQKKSLNAEIVAVQEDLQGKKEELETLKAQLNDSRQQLHFVEQDLLNSSRQQEELLREQAALKEEVREYLRKRKESQERHKRRQNQLQQLQKKIKEKETELAQQEAVLHRLKQNSEREGKKLEECAAKVKDQKILLEKELTDQHKKLEQAIAKVRLAEENLGKLEKEESRCAALEETIRKSKHQLSEKELQLQQKDREIQCLQKELELSKSELKQLQGQIVSERREAEKQILNLRETQKMQRMELESKLQEQQQGSGSLQSARAELVTHSHCLPAECLGGDCSHPQSQVKTQDLEERQREMESAATLLNLEVENEIRTGFKSSRSSSPDPLEDLEASFEGKRSLQCECDNSETAPFAAADRQLLSLEEKFNISRFFLLDEQWRGEARREKLQQHEDRLKAQLRRCMAKQAEVLLQGKRQTAGSLHSLQRQLQVLDDLVNSSASDSSFLASSPSLGSLHSVTKAQVPSSPGSALGSPVLRSSSQGISR; translated from the exons ATGAAAGCTCAAAAAGCCAGTAAAGAGCAGCACCTGGATATAATGAAcaaacactgccagcagctAGAGACTCGCCTGGATGAGATGCTCTCCAGGATTGCCAAGGAAACTGAGGAAATCAAGGatttggagcagcagctcactgATG GTCAAATAGCAACAAATGAAGCACTGAAAAGGGATCTGGAAAGTATTATCCTTGGCTTACAGGAATACCTGCAGGGTGTGAGGCATCAGGCAAAACAGGCCAATGAGGAGTGTAAGAagttgcagaaggaaaaggaatctTTGCTGGGAAGATTGGCAGGTCTGGAGGAGGATAAAAACAACCTGGAAGTGGTTGCCATGGATGcagaaaatatgagaaaa GAAATTGCAGTGCTGGAGAGTTCactccaggagcagagggagataAATGAGTCCCTGCAAGGTGCTCAGGAGAAGGTCAGCACCCACAAGGCTGAGCTGGAAGCTCAATTAAGAGAGAGAGATGCTGAAGTcaagcagcaaaaagaagaatttgaaaGACTGAAACAACTTAGCCAG ATGGAGCTGTCAGCCCTGCAGGATGAACTTGAAAAGGAAAGACAACTGTTAGAGAATGCTCAGAccaaagcacagctggcagaagaaaaggaacaacAAAATTACAAGCTGCATTTACAGTTCAAGCAATTGCAG ggAGACAATAATTTCCTCAAACAACAGCTTAAAGATCTCCAGAATCAGCTAAACCATGCAGTTGGTAACTTAATTCACCCTGAGGATGTCATAGCTTCTATAAATGACCTCAGGAAAAGGCTacagacaggagcaggagagatGAA GTGTCCAAATTCAGCTGATATTTTAGGGAAAAACCTCGCAAGCCTGCAGAAGGAGTTCAATGACATCCTTGCTgatgcacagaaggaaaaagagaaagcatgGGCTGGACAGAGACAGTTGCAGGAAGAAGTGGTATCCCAGCAGGAGAAACTGGAAGAAATACAGGAGAAATACAGACAG GTTAAAGCTGAAAACAGGCAAAATAAGAGCAAGGTGCATCAGTTAGAGAATGAAATTCAATgtttacatgaaaaaataaagagcatgGAAGAGATTCAGGGCCTGGCTgatcagcagctccaggaggcagatgaagaaaaggaggctaTCCTTGCTCAGCTGGAGGATTTAGAGAAGAGG aaaaaaatagaggatGCCAGGGCACAGGTGCAAGTGCTGAGTCTGGGtaaggagctgaaggagctgcagagagcagtgatCACCTCAGACAAGCTGGCAGCCACCGAGCTCTCCATcgctgcagagcagctcaagGCTCTGCAGGGAACTGTGCTCAGGATCCACCAGGAGAGAGCTGAG GAGCTTGAGGAAGCCCAAGAGTTCTGTGCCGAGGCAGCTCGTGCTTCCCAGGCTCTtgccaaagcagaagcagaaagggAATTGCTACAACAACtcctgaaggagaaggaagagcaa CTTCTGCAGGAAATGGAGAAAGCTGGTGAGAAAACTGTTGCATCAGACACTCAGAAgtttgaaattaataaattaagtGAGGCTGTGGAACAGCAAAAAGCAGAGATCGACCGTCTGAAATGGTTGTTGGATAATATTGGGACAG GTAACAAAGATGAAATTGAAACCTTGCAGGATGAAATTGCAGCCCTCAGAAATGTGCTCTTACAGCAGAATGAtcacagccccagtgcagcagagcccctgaAAAGAGGGGGATACTGGTACTTCCTGCCATCGTCACAG gcttCAACTCCTGCTTCCCAGAGCACCAAAGACTCTGGGGTGTGTTTGGGGTGCTCTGGCACATCCCCAGCCAGGAGAGGGGATGCTCAGGACACGCCCTGTGGGAGGGACGACTTGCCCAGCCAGGGATGTTGGGTTTATTCTCCAGTCAGAAATAGGCTGTACAAAGCAAATTCTGGCAAAG CAAAAGAAGATGGTGAAGGAAATGCAGGATCTCCTGTCCCTGAAGCCTCTCCCTTTGTCCCACCCCCGGGCACAGTCATTTACACAGCCCTTCCAGATGGGGCCCCTGCACCTCAGGGCGTGGGGGTTTATGgccctcctcctgcagcagccactggagCTGCAGTTGCTCCTGGATCCATCATCCATGGCCCTCCTCCTCTGGGATCCCAGGTGGTTTGTGGCCCTCTGCCTCCAAACTTCAGCGTGCCCCTCGTGCCCCTGGGAGTGCTCCTCTGCAACGTGCCTGAACATCAGGATCTG GAGAGTGAAGTCTCAAGGCTGGAAGACACCGTGTGCTATTTAAAGTCTCAGAAATACAAAGAGAAATGCTCGGAGGCAGCTGAGCATAAATACAGAAAGGAGGTGGAAAGATTGCATGGAAATGTTGAAGAACTTgagcaggaaagagaagagctgGAGCGTGAAGTGGCAGAGCTGCGCCGGGCGGCTCAGGAGCGGAGCGCACGCAG GGACTTCATCGATGGCCACACCGACAGCctccttgcagagctgcagctggagaagtcccttcagcagcaggaagatgTTGCAGAGGAGATTGAGTGTGCAGAGAAAACTCTCCTGAAACGCCGGGCTGAGCTCAGAGAGGCTGACAGGCTCCTCACAGAGGCTCAGGTGGAACTCGAGAGCACCCGGGGCAAG ACTAAAGAGACTCTGCAGAAGTACAATCGTGCCAAGCACCATTTGTCCTGCACTGAAatggaggcagaggagctggagcagagggctCAGGAAACAGCCACCAAACTTgtgaaagcagctcagcagctcag GTTATTGCAGACAGATACGAGGGGTTTGGAACAGCTCAAGAGGGAACAAGAAGGTATTTTGAAGGAAATCAACAAAATGGTGGCTGCAAGAGACTCTGAGTTGCAGTCATTAAACCAGAAGATAGAAATGCTCACTGAAAG CCTTCAGAAGCTCCAAGGAGACATCCGACTTGCAGAAGGCAACGAGGGCCAGCATCTCCAAATcatcagagaagcagaaaacctTGTTCAGGGCAAGAGAACTGAACTGGAAACGTTGAAAGATCAG ATTTCTGCTCAGAAGCAAGAGCTcctgttcctggagcagcaggtgacCCAAAGAACAGAAGAGCTCCATGGCCTTCAGGACTGCATTTCCCAAAGGAAAGGTGACCTCAAAGAGGCTCTTCGAGATGGAGAGACTGAAGCACACGAAAAACTTCGCCAAATAAGG gaaataaaagtaCTTCTGGGAGAGCTTAGTGTTGAGAAGAATGAACTGGAAGTCCAGATGAATGAGAGAAGAGCACAGCTTTTGGTCCTAAAGAGGGATAttagaaaggaggaggaaaatcttGAAGGAATACTTGGGCAAATCAGCAAGCATAAGATGG AGCTGAAACAtgtgctggaaatgctggagcTTGAGAAGAATGAACTGGAAGGTTTGAAACTACAACATGAGCAGAAGGTCACTGAGCTGGAAAAGACCCAGGTGGCTGTTCTAGAg GAGAAGTTAAAGCTGGAGAACgttcagaggctgctgcagtgtcAGCAGGGGGAGGTGGattggcaggagcagctcctcaggaggGACCGTGAGGAGAACGAGCAGCTGGGCTCCCAGATGagagctctgcactgcagcatcgaggctctgagcagggagaaggagaagctgcaggaggaCTCCAGCACTTTGGAGAAGAGGTTGTCACAAACCAAAAG AGACTTAACTGCTGCTgaagacagcagcagagctgcactgtcCAACATGGAAAAAGTGGAAGTGGAAGTTAAgaacctgcagcaggaggtggaGCTACTGAACAAGCAGAAGAAATCACTGAATGCAGAGATTGTTGCTGTCCAGGAGGATCTTCAAG ggaaaaaagaagaactGGAAACACTGAAAGCACAACTGAATGACTCGAGGCAGCAGCTTCACTTCGTGGAACAG GATTTGTTaaacagctccaggcagcaggaggagctgctcagagagcaggcagccctgaaggAGGAGGTCAGAGAGTATTTAAGGAAACGGAAGGAAAGCCAGGAGAGGCACAAGAGGAGGCAGAAccaactgcagcagctccagaaaaaGATCaaggagaaggaaacagaaCTCGCCCAACAGGAAGCG GTTCTTCATCGCCTCAAGCAAAACTCAGAGCGTGAAGGGAAGAAACTGGAAGAATGTGCAGCTAAAGTGAAGGATCAGAAAATCCTGTTGGAAAAGGAACTAACAGATCAACACAAGAAACTGGAGCAGGCAATAGCTAAAGTCAGGCTGGCAGAGGAGAACCTTGGgaagctggaaaaggaggagtCCCGGTGTGCAGCTCTTGAAGAAACCATCAGGAAAAGCA AACATCAGCTCTCAGAAAAAGAGTTACAGTTACaacaaaaagacagagaaatacAGTGTCTTCAGAAAGAACTGGAGCTCTCCAAGTCTGAGCTAAAGCAACTTCAAGGTCAGATAGTgtcagagaggagagaggcagaaaaacaaatcttgaatctgagagaaacacagaaaatgcaaaggatGGAGCTTGAAAGCAAACTGCAA gagcagcagcagggaagtggcagcttgcagagtgccagggctgagctcgTCACCCACAGTCACTGCCTGCCAGCCGAGTGCCTCGGGGGGGACTGCAGCCACCCCCAGAGCCAG GTTAAAACCCAAGACCTGGAAGAGAGACAAAGGGAGATGGAGAGTGCAGCAACCTTGCTCAACCTGGAGGTTGAAAATGAGATTAGGACGGGCTTTAAATCTTCACGCTCATCTTCTCCAGACCCCTTGGAAGATTTGGAAGCATCATTTGAGGGAAAGAGGAGCCTGCAGTGTGAGTGTGATAACTCAGAGACTgctccctttgctgctgctgacagacaGCTCCTCTCCTTGGAAGAAAAGTTCAACATTTCCAGATTCTTCTTACTG GATGAGCAGTGGCGGGGGGAGGCACGCcgggagaagctgcagcagcatgagGACCGCCTCAAG GCGCAGCTGCGGCGCTGCATGGCCAAGCAGGccgaggtgctgctgcaggggaagcGGCAGACGGCCGGGAGCCTGCACAGCCTCCAGCgccagctgcaggtgctggatgACCTGGTCAACAGCTCTGCTTCAGATTCCTCCTTcctggccagcagccccagcctgggatCTCTTCACAGTGTGACAAAAGCTCAG GTCCCCAGCAGCCCGGGAAGCGCGTTGGGATCGCCGGTGCTGcgctccagctcccagggaatCTCTCGGTGA